The proteins below are encoded in one region of Syngnathus acus chromosome 2, fSynAcu1.2, whole genome shotgun sequence:
- the LOC119119406 gene encoding potassium voltage-gated channel subfamily D member 3 has product MAAGVAAWLPFARAAAIGWMPVANLPMPVAPTQKNKRQDELIILNVSGRRFETWKNTLDRYPDTLLGSSEKEFFYNEETKEYFFDRDPDVFRSVLNFYRTGKLHYPRSECISSYDEELAFFGIVPEIIGDCCYEEYKDRKRENAERLMDDQEDNKDAKLPNMTFRETMWRAFENPHTSTMALVFYYVTGFFIAVSVITNVVETVPCGSGFNKKEVPCGERYTVAFFCMDTACVMIFTVEYLMRLFAAPSRYRFMRSVMSIIDVVAILPYYIGLVMTDNEDVSGAFVTLRVFRVFRIFKFSRHSQGLRILGYTLKSCASELGFLLFSLTMAIIIFATVMFYAEKGSSSSKFTSIPASFWYTIVTMTTLG; this is encoded by the coding sequence ATGGCAGCGGGCGTGGCGGCATGGCTTCCCTTTGCTCGGGCGGCAGCCATTGGCTGGATGCCTGTGGCTAATCTGCCCATGCCGGTGGCGCCGACCCAAAAGAACAAGCGTCAGGATGAGTTAATTATTCTAAACGTTAGCGGACGGCGCTTCGAAACCTGGAAGAACACATTGGACCGCTATCCGGACACCCTGCTGGGAAGCTCCGAGAAGGAGTTCTTCTACAATGAAGAGACCAAAGAGTACTTCTTCGACCGGGATCCCGACGTGTTTCGCAGCGTGCTCAACTTCTATCGCACCGGAAAGCTTCACTACCCTCGCTCTGAGTGCATCTCCTCCTACGATGAGGAACTGGCATTCTTTGGCATCGTCCCAGAGATCATCGGCGACTGCTGCTACGAAGAGTACAAGGACAGGAAGAGGGAGAACGCCGAGCGTCTGATGGATGACCAAGAGGACAACAAGGACGCGAAGCTGCCCAACATGACCTTTAGGGAGACCATGTGGCGGGCTTTTGAGAACCCTCACACTTCTACCATGGCGCTGGTCTTCTACTACGTCACTGGCTTCTTCATCGCGGTGTCCGTCATCACCAATGTGGTCGAGACGGTGCCGTGCGGCTCGGGGTTCAATAAGAAGGAAGTGCCGTGCGGCGAACGTTACACGGTAGCTTTCTTCTGCATGGACACGGCGTGCGTCATGATCTTCACCGTGGAGTACCTGATGCGCTTGTTCGCCGCGCCGAGCCGCTACCGCTTCATGAGGTCCGTCATGAGCATCATCGACGTGGTGGCCATCTTGCCCTACTACATCGGCCTGGTGATGACTGATAACGAGGACGTGAGCGGCGCCTTTGTGACGCTGCGAGTTTTCCGAGTGTTCCGTATCTTTAAGTTCTCCCGCCACTCGCAGGGCCTTCGCATCCTGGGCTACACGCTAAAGAGCTGTGCCTCAGAGCTGGGATTCCTGCTCTTCTCCCTCACTATGGCCATAATTATATTTGCTACAGTCATGTTCTACGCAGAGAAGGGTTCAAGCTCCAGCAAATTCACCAGCATCCCAGCCTCCTTCTGGTACACCATCGTTACTATGACAACACTTGGGTAA